A stretch of the Candidatus Poribacteria bacterium genome encodes the following:
- a CDS encoding IS3 family transposase → MSQSQKRQIVEALQTDYSVRQICDALGLHRSSLYYQPKSDSFEQELRDEREKLAARYPTYGYRRITQMLVRKGYAVGYRRVARLMKEENLLVTVKRGCQTTASVDGLGQWVNRVENLDICRRNQVWVGDITMSDSKSNSSMLRY, encoded by the coding sequence TTGAGTCAGTCTCAAAAGCGGCAAATCGTTGAAGCATTGCAGACCGATTACTCGGTTCGACAAATTTGTGATGCACTTGGCTTGCATCGGAGCAGTCTCTATTATCAACCCAAAAGTGATTCCTTTGAACAAGAGTTACGAGATGAGAGAGAGAAATTGGCTGCCCGGTATCCCACATATGGCTATAGGCGCATCACGCAGATGTTGGTGCGTAAAGGATACGCTGTCGGTTATCGTCGAGTCGCCCGATTGATGAAAGAAGAAAATCTGTTAGTTACTGTCAAACGTGGCTGTCAAACCACAGCATCGGTTGATGGTTTGGGTCAATGGGTCAATCGGGTTGAGAACCTTGACATCTGCCGTCGCAATCAGGTGTGGGTCGGCGATATTACTATGTCCGACTCAAAGAGCAATTCGTCTATGCTTCGGTATTAA
- a CDS encoding transposase: protein MAKRRRFTPQFKAEVVIEALSGQSTQAELCRKHQLNADQLSKWKQQLLDNASTLFESTDKHSQHYIEHIAQLEQLVGRLTIALDIQKKATTWLN from the coding sequence ATGGCAAAACGTAGAAGATTCACGCCCCAATTTAAGGCGGAAGTCGTCATTGAGGCACTGAGCGGTCAAAGTACCCAAGCCGAACTGTGTCGCAAACACCAGCTCAACGCAGACCAACTTTCAAAGTGGAAACAGCAACTGCTTGACAACGCCTCCACTCTCTTTGAATCGACCGACAAGCACTCCCAACACTATATCGAACATATTGCTCAACTGGAGCAGCTGGTCGGGCGATTGACGATAGCGTTAGACATCCAAAAAAAAGCCACGACTTGGCTCAATTGA